The proteins below are encoded in one region of Deinococcus sp. Leaf326:
- a CDS encoding recombinase family protein: MTSKAVIYYRVSREKQAQSGLGLEAQAAAVTAFVRQRGLEAVAEYTEVETGTGKKRRTEIFKAIEHAQREGAILLIAKLDRLSRNLHFVSGLLESGVKFTAVDMPEANHLTIQLMAVMAEHEAKAISTRTKEALKAAKARGVRLGSQVPMTEAVRAKGREKVSQGFHEAYKRNYGYIHLMRESGLSLRAIASRLNSEGHRTRTGAEWTAVQVSRVLSKLATQ, encoded by the coding sequence ATGACCTCAAAGGCCGTTATCTACTACCGGGTGAGCAGAGAGAAGCAAGCTCAGAGCGGCTTAGGGCTAGAAGCACAAGCGGCGGCAGTAACGGCCTTCGTCCGGCAGCGTGGGCTCGAAGCGGTGGCAGAGTACACCGAGGTTGAGACAGGAACGGGCAAGAAGCGTCGTACCGAAATCTTCAAAGCGATTGAACATGCTCAGCGAGAGGGTGCCATCCTCCTCATTGCCAAGTTAGACCGGCTCTCTCGCAACCTGCACTTTGTCTCGGGTCTTTTGGAGTCGGGCGTCAAGTTCACCGCAGTGGACATGCCTGAGGCCAATCACCTGACCATTCAACTGATGGCGGTGATGGCAGAGCACGAGGCTAAAGCGATTAGCACCCGGACCAAGGAGGCACTCAAAGCAGCTAAGGCCCGTGGTGTCCGTCTCGGCTCTCAGGTGCCTATGACGGAAGCGGTGAGGGCTAAGGGAAGGGAGAAGGTCAGCCAGGGCTTTCACGAGGCTTACAAGCGGAACTACGGGTATATCCACCTGATGAGAGAGAGCGGCCTCTCTCTGCGAGCCATTGCGAGCCGGTTGAATTCAGAGGGACACCGTACCCGCACGGGAGCAGAGTGGACGGCCGTACAGGTCAGCCGGGTGCTATCTAAACTCGCTACGCAGTAG
- a CDS encoding P-loop NTPase, translating to MRAAGVLCLGAAAGGRVVSGQTPPVSRATHPVLRRPGCSGAGTRSRPASRRARLGPFIPNKERTRSIDTSAPQDIDIKHYFSVLRRSAWIILGSALLGAGLTYAASSLRPAEYEASTSLAALSGATGNSVVSLTLVTTPPLPQSVVQNALRSQKVLDLTLAEVRGSALPAAEKAALAAQLRAEAAGGRYELVRMLSSIDPQQQTGIYELRSHARTPQAAQVLADASAQALLRWDQERAAQNITRAQQTLRQQLANVDARLGSQPGTIETQSLLTTRSDLQEKLGQISALLTAVGGTLSLISPASTPQVPVSPRPLRDALLVFTALLFFAALGAIVLDALRKRVNSAADLAPLGKPLLGVLPLLKDGQAEVLAETRGGALYEQVGFLRVNLASVAAGRTRFAVSSARPGEGKSTITAALAQSFALRGLRVLIVDADLYRPTQFRLWQRTRAHFTSTSVGGATLYQDLTPGSGTGATDLLIPERGVNDAGKLYEVISSVADDYAYVLVDTPPVLVAASALELSARLGGVLMVAALGSELELVERAMRSAQTAGSEVLGIVLNKEKETAGNVGYGYATGRYTDTPGAEPAPLELERP from the coding sequence ATGCGCGCTGCCGGTGTCTTATGCCTAGGCGCTGCCGCGGGCGGACGTGTAGTCTCAGGCCAGACTCCGCCGGTTTCGCGGGCGACCCACCCGGTTCTCCGTCGGCCGGGCTGTTCCGGTGCCGGAACCCGCTCCAGACCTGCCTCACGCCGCGCGCGGCTGGGGCCTTTCATACCGAACAAAGAGAGGACCCGGTCCATCGACACTTCCGCGCCCCAGGACATCGACATCAAGCACTACTTCTCCGTGCTGCGCCGCTCGGCCTGGATCATTCTGGGAAGCGCGCTGCTGGGCGCGGGCCTGACCTACGCCGCGTCGTCACTGCGTCCGGCCGAGTACGAGGCCTCGACCAGTCTGGCGGCCCTGAGCGGCGCGACCGGCAACAGCGTGGTGAGCCTGACCCTGGTCACGACCCCGCCGCTGCCGCAGAGCGTGGTGCAAAACGCCCTGCGCAGCCAGAAGGTGCTGGACCTGACCCTCGCGGAGGTGCGCGGCTCGGCCCTGCCGGCCGCCGAGAAGGCCGCCTTGGCTGCGCAGCTGCGCGCCGAGGCGGCGGGTGGGCGTTACGAACTCGTGCGGATGCTCTCCAGCATCGACCCTCAGCAGCAGACCGGCATCTATGAGCTGCGGTCGCACGCGCGCACGCCGCAAGCTGCACAGGTCCTCGCCGACGCCTCGGCGCAGGCGCTGCTGCGGTGGGACCAGGAGCGCGCCGCCCAGAACATCACCCGCGCGCAGCAGACCCTGCGCCAGCAGCTCGCCAACGTGGATGCCCGGCTCGGCTCGCAGCCCGGCACCATCGAGACCCAGTCGCTGCTCACGACCCGCAGCGACCTCCAGGAGAAGCTGGGGCAGATCTCGGCGCTGCTCACGGCGGTGGGCGGCACCCTCTCGCTCATCTCGCCGGCCTCCACGCCCCAGGTGCCGGTCTCGCCCCGGCCGCTGCGCGACGCCCTGCTGGTGTTCACGGCGCTGCTGTTCTTCGCGGCGCTCGGGGCCATCGTGCTCGACGCGCTGCGCAAGCGCGTGAACTCGGCCGCCGACCTTGCCCCGCTGGGCAAGCCGCTGCTGGGCGTTCTGCCCCTTCTCAAGGACGGGCAGGCCGAGGTGCTCGCCGAGACGCGCGGCGGAGCGCTGTACGAGCAGGTGGGATTCCTGCGCGTGAATCTGGCGTCGGTCGCGGCGGGGCGTACCCGCTTCGCCGTGTCGAGCGCCCGCCCGGGCGAGGGCAAGAGCACCATCACAGCCGCGCTGGCCCAGAGCTTCGCGCTGCGGGGCCTGCGGGTCCTGATCGTGGACGCCGACCTGTACCGCCCCACCCAGTTCCGGTTGTGGCAGCGCACGCGGGCCCACTTCACGTCCACGTCCGTCGGCGGCGCGACGCTGTACCAGGACCTGACGCCGGGATCGGGCACGGGCGCCACCGACCTGCTCATTCCCGAACGCGGCGTCAACGACGCGGGAAAGCTCTACGAGGTCATCTCGTCGGTGGCGGACGACTACGCCTACGTGCTGGTGGATACCCCGCCCGTGCTCGTGGCCGCGAGCGCCCTGGAACTCTCGGCCCGGCTGGGCGGTGTCCTGATGGTCGCGGCGCTGGGCAGTGAGCTCGAACTCGTCGAGCGCGCCATGCGCAGTGCCCAGACCGCCGGCAGCGAGGTCCTGGGCATCGTGCTGAACAAGGAAAAGGAAACGGCGGGCAACGTGGGCTACGGCTACGCCACCGGCCGCTACACGGATACTCCCGGCGCCGAACCGGCTCCCCTGGAACTCGAACGGCCCTGA
- a CDS encoding glutamate ligase domain-containing protein, whose translation MSASLSPGGPVPAGSPVPDYDWLYARTRAGRERGPQVARALLDQLGRPDETFASVRVVGTNGKGSTCAMLEAGLLACGLRVGRFTSPHLQTYEERVRTGGQNLDPTRTARFIAWARDNAPAAPFFDLTLALAAHSFCEDGVEIAVMEAGVGGVSDATQALERVVAVALTNAALDHTGVLGETVREIARDKARAARPGVPLLTTATGEALDETARVAAEVGALLLTPDSHPDLFALPHPPALAGAHQAQNAALAAATLRTLGRGAGVEAALGATHPARLERFAVQGRTVLVDGAHNPHAAGVLAQAVPQADVLLFGNLARKDTAATLAPLLAVAPVRVFTAPGETATPPEDLATHYGGVAVPSPLDALRRALALTPQGGTLLVAGSLYLAGTVRAALQRDV comes from the coding sequence GTGTCTGCGTCCCTCTCCCCCGGTGGCCCGGTCCCTGCCGGTTCTCCTGTGCCCGACTACGACTGGCTGTATGCCCGCACCCGCGCCGGCCGCGAGCGGGGACCACAGGTGGCGCGCGCCCTGCTCGATCAGCTTGGGCGGCCCGACGAGACCTTTGCCAGCGTCCGCGTGGTGGGCACCAACGGCAAGGGCAGCACCTGCGCGATGCTGGAGGCCGGTCTGCTCGCCTGCGGCCTACGGGTGGGCCGTTTCACCAGCCCTCACCTCCAAACCTACGAGGAACGGGTGCGGACCGGCGGACAGAATCTGGACCCCACCCGCACCGCGCGCTTCATCGCTTGGGCCAGAGACAATGCCCCCGCCGCCCCCTTCTTTGACCTGACCCTGGCCCTGGCCGCCCACAGCTTCTGTGAGGACGGCGTGGAGATCGCGGTGATGGAGGCGGGGGTGGGCGGCGTCTCGGACGCGACGCAGGCCCTGGAGCGGGTCGTGGCGGTCGCCCTGACGAACGCGGCTCTGGACCATACCGGCGTCCTGGGCGAAACGGTGCGCGAGATCGCCCGCGACAAAGCCCGCGCCGCGCGTCCCGGCGTCCCCCTGCTGACGACCGCGACCGGCGAGGCGTTGGACGAGACCGCGCGCGTCGCGGCAGAGGTCGGCGCGCTCCTGCTAACACCGGACTCGCACCCTGACCTATTCGCCCTGCCGCACCCTCCAGCCCTGGCCGGCGCCCACCAGGCGCAGAACGCGGCGCTCGCGGCCGCCACCCTGCGCACCCTGGGGCGGGGCGCGGGTGTAGAAGCGGCCCTCGGGGCGACCCATCCGGCCCGGCTGGAGCGCTTTGCGGTGCAGGGCCGCACGGTGCTGGTAGACGGCGCGCACAACCCCCACGCGGCGGGCGTGCTGGCCCAGGCGGTGCCCCAGGCCGACGTGCTGCTGTTCGGCAATCTGGCGCGCAAGGATACGGCCGCCACCCTGGCGCCGCTGCTGGCGGTGGCCCCCGTGCGGGTCTTCACCGCGCCGGGCGAGACGGCCACACCGCCGGAGGACCTGGCCACCCACTACGGCGGCGTGGCCGTGCCGAGTCCACTGGACGCCCTGCGCCGCGCCCTGGCCCTGACCCCGCAGGGCGGGACGCTGCTCGTCGCCGGCAGCCTGTACCTCGCGGGGACGGTACGTGCCGCGCTGCAAAGGGACGTTTGA
- a CDS encoding tyrosine-type recombinase/integrase has translation MTLDDLWEQFLYHLKVRRRSPATMQYYRHTQSHFRKFIGEIGVEVLPDITTTHLRAFLLRLEERGLAPGSVHAHGRALKALFNWAFAEELIERNPAKRLSLPSLPRERQPAVVPEGFKRLLLASKASEQPLRDTAIILTLFDTGIRLQELIELDTEDLRFDRGLLRVMGKGAKERFVPIGVKAMQAITAYIRRERKPSHLGVHSVFLSRTGMKLTKSGVGIRLAKLGKDKGIAREDCAPHAFRREFAVEFLRNGGNVFTLQQLMGHTSLDMTRRYVSFLDDDLKEAHLRFSPVDNL, from the coding sequence ATGACCTTAGACGACCTCTGGGAACAGTTCCTCTACCACCTCAAAGTACGGAGACGCAGCCCAGCCACCATGCAGTACTACCGGCATACGCAGAGCCATTTCCGGAAATTTATCGGTGAGATTGGAGTGGAAGTTCTCCCAGACATCACCACAACTCATCTCCGGGCTTTCCTTCTCCGTCTCGAAGAGCGGGGGCTTGCGCCAGGAAGCGTTCACGCTCATGGGCGGGCTCTCAAAGCCCTATTTAATTGGGCCTTTGCGGAAGAGTTGATAGAGCGTAATCCAGCCAAGAGACTCTCTCTCCCCTCCCTGCCTCGGGAGCGTCAGCCCGCTGTTGTACCAGAGGGCTTTAAGCGTCTTCTATTGGCCTCTAAGGCTTCAGAACAGCCTCTTAGGGACACTGCAATCATCCTGACACTCTTTGACACGGGTATACGTCTGCAAGAGCTTATAGAGCTTGACACAGAGGATTTACGTTTTGATCGGGGCTTGCTGCGTGTCATGGGGAAGGGAGCCAAAGAGAGGTTCGTACCCATTGGTGTTAAGGCTATGCAGGCAATCACGGCGTACATCAGACGTGAGCGTAAGCCGAGTCACCTTGGCGTACATAGCGTTTTCCTCAGCCGTACGGGAATGAAACTTACTAAGAGTGGTGTTGGTATCCGCCTCGCTAAACTTGGAAAGGATAAAGGGATAGCTCGGGAAGACTGTGCCCCTCATGCGTTCAGACGGGAATTCGCAGTGGAGTTTTTGAGGAACGGGGGAAATGTCTTCACTCTCCAACAACTTATGGGACATACATCACTGGACATGACCCGGCGTTACGTCAGCTTTCTAGACGATGACCTGAAAGAAGCACACCTCAGATTTTCACCCGTAGACAATCTATAG
- a CDS encoding M20 family metallopeptidase gives MTATQDRAQELREQLVAWRRHLHQHPEVGFHEHETAAYIEAELKKMPGLTVTRPTETSVLAVLKGGQPGRTLLLRADIDALPIHEENTFDFASQNPGVMHACGHDGHTAILLGTARLLAENPGEVPGEVRMIFQHAEEIGPGGAEELVMNTDLMDGVDIVTGLHLNSQLPAGRVAVKPGAFMASPDMIELTIKGRGGHGAHPEEAIDPVAIGAQVVTNLQHVVSRHVGAQDALVVSITYFRSGTTHNVIPDTAELMGTVRTFDPELRRRAPQLIERIIKGVCEAHGAEYDLRYEFGYRPLINTDWVAAQLKEIALETVGPEHFQDAKPTMGGEDFSAYLEKAPGAYFNVGSGSDGADSRWPHHHPRFTLDELSLETGVRMLHAAALRLTVPE, from the coding sequence ATGACCGCAACCCAGGACCGGGCCCAGGAGCTTCGAGAGCAGCTTGTCGCGTGGCGGCGGCACCTGCACCAGCACCCCGAGGTCGGCTTTCACGAGCACGAGACGGCCGCCTACATTGAGGCCGAACTCAAGAAAATGCCCGGCCTGACGGTTACGCGCCCGACCGAGACGAGCGTCCTGGCCGTCCTGAAGGGGGGCCAGCCGGGACGCACGCTGCTGCTGCGCGCCGACATCGACGCCCTGCCCATCCATGAGGAGAACACCTTCGACTTCGCCTCGCAGAACCCCGGCGTCATGCACGCCTGCGGGCACGACGGCCACACGGCGATCCTGCTGGGCACGGCCCGGCTGCTCGCCGAGAATCCCGGCGAGGTACCCGGTGAGGTCCGCATGATCTTCCAGCACGCTGAGGAGATCGGGCCCGGCGGCGCTGAGGAGCTCGTCATGAACACGGACCTGATGGACGGCGTGGACATCGTCACGGGCCTGCACCTCAACAGCCAGCTGCCGGCGGGCCGGGTGGCGGTCAAGCCGGGCGCCTTCATGGCCTCGCCCGACATGATCGAGCTGACCATCAAGGGCCGGGGCGGGCACGGCGCGCACCCCGAGGAGGCCATCGACCCCGTCGCCATCGGGGCGCAGGTCGTGACCAACCTCCAGCATGTGGTGAGCCGCCACGTGGGCGCGCAGGACGCCCTGGTGGTCAGCATCACCTACTTCCGCAGCGGCACGACGCACAACGTCATTCCCGACACCGCCGAACTTATGGGCACCGTGCGCACCTTCGACCCCGAGCTGCGCCGCCGCGCCCCGCAGCTCATCGAGCGGATCATCAAGGGCGTGTGCGAGGCGCACGGGGCCGAGTACGACCTGCGCTACGAGTTCGGCTACCGCCCCCTGATCAACACCGACTGGGTGGCCGCGCAGCTCAAGGAGATCGCGCTGGAGACGGTCGGCCCCGAGCACTTTCAGGACGCCAAACCCACCATGGGCGGCGAGGATTTCAGCGCCTACCTGGAAAAGGCTCCTGGCGCGTACTTCAATGTCGGTTCGGGCAGTGACGGCGCCGACAGCCGCTGGCCGCACCACCACCCGCGGTTTACCCTTGACGAACTGAGCCTGGAGACCGGCGTGCGGATGCTACATGCGGCGGCGCTGCGGCTCACGGTGCCCGAGTAG
- a CDS encoding ribbon-helix-helix protein, CopG family produces the protein MKLDRVLPVRLSAHMDSALDLLAQRSGLSKSAVLRRCAALYIDYLVLEGDAYVLPTHLSYQRFLRSCEEDDS, from the coding sequence ATGAAACTAGATAGAGTTCTCCCAGTCCGACTCAGTGCTCACATGGATAGTGCCTTAGACTTACTTGCTCAGCGTAGTGGTCTCTCTAAGTCTGCTGTCTTGCGTCGCTGTGCCGCCTTGTACATTGACTACCTTGTCCTTGAAGGAGATGCGTATGTACTACCAACCCACCTTAGTTACCAGAGGTTTCTACGAAGTTGCGAAGAAGACGATTCCTGA
- a CDS encoding glycosyltransferase family 4 protein, translating to MNLTAVLEQRYDRTPDGQVWTPGPHGADFWARYLEVFGEVRVVARVRDVPGVGERMRPAGGPGVSFVAVPHFIGPAQYLRVKGRVRRAIAAAVLDPGAGAVLLRVPGTLSNEAFRALGQRPFAAEVVGDPYALFAPRVSRHPLRAFFRQMYTRQLQAQCRQARVVAYVTREALQRRYPSPGRMFGLSDVDLPPAAYAARGRSWHAGPYEAVMVCTLQFPYKGVDLAISALSLLRPRGLDLRLRIVGEGAQRPVLEAQARRLGLELGPAGQVEFVGAVPGGEGVREQLDRADVFLMPSWQEGLPRAMVEAMARGLPVLGSEVGGIPELIGPAERFPTGDPSAIAAALEGLLGDPARYEAQGARNLEVARTYSNEALGEVRREFYRAVRDLAGR from the coding sequence ATGAACCTGACAGCCGTCCTCGAACAGCGCTACGACCGCACCCCCGACGGCCAGGTCTGGACCCCCGGCCCCCACGGCGCGGACTTCTGGGCGCGTTACCTGGAGGTGTTCGGGGAGGTGCGGGTGGTGGCCCGTGTGCGCGACGTGCCGGGTGTGGGCGAGCGGATGCGCCCCGCCGGGGGGCCGGGCGTGAGCTTCGTGGCCGTGCCGCACTTTATCGGGCCGGCGCAGTACCTGCGGGTCAAGGGGCGGGTGCGGCGCGCCATCGCCGCCGCGGTGCTCGATCCTGGGGCCGGGGCCGTACTGCTGCGCGTGCCCGGCACCCTCAGCAACGAGGCGTTCCGGGCCCTGGGCCAGCGCCCCTTCGCGGCCGAGGTCGTCGGTGATCCCTACGCCCTGTTCGCGCCGCGCGTGTCGCGCCACCCGCTGCGGGCTTTCTTCCGGCAGATGTACACTCGGCAGTTGCAGGCCCAGTGCCGGCAGGCGCGCGTGGTCGCCTATGTCACGCGCGAGGCGTTGCAGCGGCGCTACCCGTCGCCGGGCCGCATGTTCGGGCTCTCGGATGTGGACCTACCGCCCGCGGCCTACGCCGCACGGGGCCGTTCCTGGCACGCCGGTCCCTACGAGGCGGTCATGGTCTGCACCCTCCAGTTTCCGTACAAGGGCGTGGACCTCGCCATCTCGGCCCTGTCGCTGCTGCGCCCGCGTGGGCTGGACCTGCGGCTGCGGATCGTCGGAGAAGGCGCCCAGCGCCCGGTCCTGGAAGCCCAGGCCCGGAGACTGGGCCTGGAGCTGGGCCCGGCCGGGCAGGTCGAGTTCGTCGGGGCGGTGCCGGGCGGCGAGGGCGTGCGGGAGCAGCTCGACCGCGCCGACGTGTTCCTGATGCCCTCGTGGCAAGAAGGCCTGCCGCGCGCGATGGTCGAGGCGATGGCGCGCGGCCTGCCGGTGCTGGGCTCGGAGGTCGGCGGCATTCCCGAACTCATCGGCCCCGCCGAGCGCTTTCCGACCGGCGACCCCAGCGCCATCGCCGCCGCGCTGGAGGGGCTACTCGGCGACCCCGCCCGTTACGAGGCCCAGGGAGCGCGCAACCTGGAGGTGGCCCGCACCTACAGCAACGAGGCGCTGGGCGAGGTGCGCCGCGAGTTCTACCGGGCCGTGCGCGACCTCGCGGGCCGCTGA
- the sufU gene encoding Fe-S cluster assembly sulfur transfer protein SufU, translating to MKLPDNVAKQIIADHQARPRHRGELLGAPHATQDNPGCGDQVTVWAQVEGDRLAALSFTGRGCAISQASASLMTAALTGRTLAQARELSGQYRAMVLGEAGGAEGGGDPALGDLLALAGVGRLLARRRCALLAWNALDAALAAGPGGNTSLGPVAPAG from the coding sequence GTGAAACTGCCCGACAACGTCGCCAAGCAGATCATCGCGGATCACCAGGCTCGCCCCCGCCACCGGGGCGAGCTGCTGGGCGCGCCGCACGCCACGCAGGACAACCCCGGCTGCGGCGACCAGGTGACGGTGTGGGCGCAGGTCGAGGGCGACCGCCTCGCCGCCCTGAGTTTCACCGGGCGCGGCTGCGCGATCAGCCAGGCGAGTGCCAGCCTGATGACGGCGGCCCTGACGGGCAGGACGCTGGCGCAGGCCCGCGAGCTCTCCGGGCAGTACCGCGCGATGGTGCTCGGTGAAGCCGGTGGGGCCGAGGGGGGAGGCGACCCCGCCCTGGGCGACCTGCTGGCCCTGGCCGGCGTGGGGCGGCTGCTGGCCCGGCGCAGATGCGCGCTGCTGGCCTGGAACGCCCTGGACGCAGCCCTGGCGGCCGGACCGGGCGGCAACACGTCACTGGGACCGGTAGCACCAGCAGGCTAA